In the Amblyraja radiata isolate CabotCenter1 chromosome 12, sAmbRad1.1.pri, whole genome shotgun sequence genome, GAAATTAACTTAAATTTTGGCTGATCTAGTTAAAGCTGAATTATAACAGCACCATCTGGTTGCCTCTTATCGAATCAGATGATGCAGTGTTATTGTAAATAGTGTccaagcctggaaacaggcccttcggcccaacttgcccacaccggccaacatgtctcagctacactagtcccacctgcctgcattggacCAATGTTTAAGCCAACAATGTTCTGCTCCATGAGGTAATACAATTTGCAAGTTTGCTTTTAAAGATTGGCTACACCTTTAAACACTTTATTTAAGGATTTCAGATTTGCATCCTTCATGAAATATTATTTGTATGTGAAGAACCACATCAATTATTATCACATGGTCTACACTCCAAATCCAGTACCACATGGTCAATATACGGGGCATAAGATTTCACATACTCAATATGTAAAATATTTGTAGACCATGGCTTCTTATGGTGAGTTTCCAGTATATTCCTAATTCTTAATGCTGTCGATTCTGCCCAAACTTGCCATTCAGGATTAGTAACTCGCTTCTTTTCACAACAGGTCCCACAATTTGATTCAAATTGTGACTTATTGTCCTTCCATCTCAAATCAGGTGTGTTCTCTTCAATGGCAATGCTTTGTAATGCATATGTGCTTGCTGGAGATGTCATCTCAGAGTTGCTCCTAGCTAGTTCCATTTCTGTTAGATGCTGTTGTTGTTCCTTGCGAGAACGTGCATTGTTATTTTTCTTGTTGACAAGAGGATCTCTCTTCACAGGAAACAAGCTGACATTATTATGGATATGTAAAATCCCTCCTCTATCCTCTTTCAACAGTTTGCAAGCTACAGGCCATCCCTCTTCTGAATTTGGAATTAGACCTAAATTCACTCGGTCTGCCAGGTTCCGTAGAAGAAGCTGCAAAAGACAAAATGGATTATTAATAGAGTTATAAATTTAAATGTCAAACAACCCATTACTTACAAATTATACATCAAGGGTACATTATCACCAATAGGCTCTTATCTGTCTCTCAGTAGCAGACTTTCAATCCAAAGACAGTAACCAATGAACAGTTTTCCTAATGAAAATCAAATacaaaactgcagttgctggaaatcttaaataaaaacagaaaatgctgggagcaCTCAGGaagttagacagcatctgtggaaagagaaaaagttGCGGTTTTAGGTCAGAGGCCCCCCCATCAGAAAATGATACCTGTTACTGATTCTTAGACTACAAAAAGGGAAGGAAAAAAATATGTTGAAGATAATGTATATATCCTCTATTTGAATTATTTTGATCTCCCCTGTGgccataaaaatatttttaagttAACCGCCTAATTCTGTATCACTGCTGTGCTATATTTCTGCTAAACCAtggctctggtaattgtcttctgAACATGGGTGCAATTGCATATTGATGGATCAACATCCCCAACAGTTCATAACAATTTCTGCTGGCATGCACAACTGGAGGCtcttgtgtgtgtatatttgatGGCACCTTTACAGCCATGCATAGTCACTGGCACTCTCAAGTCCATATATGTGCAATAATCTAGGCACATGCACAGTTGGCGGTCACCCAGTCTGGACACTtatatgtagtttagtttagtttagagataaaacgcagaaacaggcccttcgccccactgaatccgcaccaaccagcgatccctgcacattaacactaccctacacacactggggacaatttacactcataccaagccaatttacctacaaacctgtacgtctttcgattgtgggaggaaaccgaagatctctgagaaaacccacacggtcatggggagaatgtacaaactccatacagacagcacccgtagccgggatcgaacccggattgaTGTTGATGGCATTCCTATATACCCATGTGCATGCAGGTGATTCAATCCACGTATAGCCTCATCTGCAGTTGATGGTACAAAGTTGAATCCCACTGTCTGAACATTTTGAATATTGCCACCAAATGCTAAGCTATTATGTTCTTCTTGTTCCAGAATGTTTGCTTAGTTTCTAGCAACCCTTATCATGTCCAATCCTAATCTGACACAGATACCACTGCACCTGTCTTAATGTTTCTCACTATTAAATTCACTTCCACTTCTCTTCCACGAATTCCAGCCTGGAAGAAGTTCTCCACTGCTTCCAACTCTCCCTTTTACTTTGTTCACCCTCGGTGGTTTCTCCTTCACCTACAGTCTTCAAGAAGGCGTTGACAAAAAAGCGCTGTACAACCACATCTATTTCTTAGAAAATCTCTCTAGGTTCAACTAGGTTCAACTCAACTCAAATTTCACCCTGCACAATTTGGAACCGCTCAGGATCTCAGGTATGTTAAATCTATCCTCCATTTCTGAAGGCACTTATTGCTCTCTAAGTTCTACACTTTATGCCATGTGTTGGCACATGCATGCTCTTGGCATCTCTCTGCAATAACTCCGATACACTTTATCTCAGTGTTGTCACGCTTTTCATATCTACTTTATGCTCTGTTGTATTTGGTGCTCAAACAGGGTTTTTGCCTTTCTGACGTTAAAGGTTGAAACTTCAACAGCTCTTGTATTATAATACTCCTCCTGATCTTTGTCTCCCTTTAAATTCAGTTCCCACCAGAGGCTCAGATTCAACTTCCACTTTGTCGATTATGTCCCCACCGTAATGAATTCTAACACTTCATCTACCACTTCCATGCCTAGCTATTTTGCTGGGACACTTTCTCTTGTCTCCAGAATTCCCAATCTAGCTCTTCCACAGACCTCTTGCATTCTCTTTTTGCTGCTAACTGGCAACAAATTGAAGGGATGGTTAGAACAAGGGAAATAAGTCTTGATAAATTATGTCATTTCAGACTGCAACTATATCTAAGAAGTAAGCTATTCCTCCAAATGTCCCTCCCTTCTGCGGATCAAATATTGAAAGCCATATTAGATTTAAATAGAATGCCATTAATAAGAAATGGTGGGATTTAAGAGTACCTGCTGGTTATCACCACTGTGAACCTTACAGCGATCTGATACTTTATTTAGTTCCAGGTTCTTCAATAGTGCATCAAGTGCATGTGGATTCCACTCACAGGCATGGACATATGCGGCGCCCGCGTGCACCAGAAATGGTAGTGCAAAATATCCAATTCCTACACAGATAGAACCAACGATATTATCATTATCTGTCACATTGGTAATCAACTAATTTCACTGAATTGTCAGTATGACAGGGCggcccggtggcacagcggtagagctgctgtattacagcgccagacccaggttcgatcctgactatgggtgctgtctgactttctccccgtgacctgcataaactttcctgggtgctccggtttcctcccacattccaaagacgttaggtttgtaggctaattggcttggtaaaattctaaAATGTCCCtaatgcataggatagtgttagtgtttctggggatcactgatcggtgtAGACTTGGAATTACATGTTATTTTAATACTAACAGTACAAACCACATTTGATACTCCCTTTATGAGTATACAAACATAGTAATAGTTTGcaattgttctcccccccccccccccccccccccccccttatctccaAAGTGTTACATAACTGTGTACTTCAAGAATATGGCTGTAATGCACTTTAGGATGTGCTAAGAATGTGGGAGTCACgatatactgtatatatttttCCATGACCTAATATTGGTGAGGCAGTTTGATCTTCAAAACAGAATCGTGAAAGGAACTAGTTTACATTGGCCCTTCTGTCAGTAGTTGTAACAGAAACCAAAATAAACAGAAGTGGATTGCCACTGTTGACAGTAAATGTCTCACATGGGTCAATTAAGATTTGTTTCGATTGCTGATTTGCAAGGGCCCAACTTCAGAATTTTTTTCCAAAGGAAACATGTAAAGATATGTCTAAGACAGCCTCACGCGTATTTTTGATCATGTTAAACTGCAATATCAATAGGCTAATTATAATACTATTCACGAGATTTCACACAGGGGTCTATTAAGGAGTTATGTAAATATAAATTAACTTTATCtaacctccttccccctctctcccacgtcTTTTTGAATGACAAAGCAGACACAAAGAGGCGATTACCCTAAGCCAGGTTCTACAAGCAGTTCCATTTTATAACATCTATGCGTCATATGCCTGTGCAGTTCATTGTGGCTCAGCTGTTAATTCTAAATGTTACCTGCATACAGATCCACAACCACCTCCCCTCTGCAGTCAAAAGAGCTGACACGAAGCTTCTCTGTGATGTTCCCAGAGGAGAACATGCATTTGGTAATGTCAAATGTGTACCTATAAAGGCAAATTATTAGAGACACAGCTACATTAGTTTTGTGAATGTAATTATCATTCGAAGGAGGAACAACAATTTTAGAAAAAAATTTGAAAGCAATAAACTTTGCTAAATAGTGGCATGACATATTTAAATTCTAGGGGATTTACTCCTACAATCTGGATGTCTCTGTTTCATATTCACTAACCATACCATAATGCATAGATTACAACTGAGTGTTTCTGCAAATTGCAATTAAATACTTTTGTTTAAATTTGCAATGTAAGTATTTGCTGTGTGACAATCACTGGGTTCTGAGTTCAATTTACAGATACCTTGAAATTAtttattaaatattactgatcccctttattttattttattccagtTATCGGATTAAACATATTTTAATTGTGGTACAAAAAGCTCTTATACATCCTCTGGAACATAAATGTCTCTTGCAACTAGTCAGAGAGAAGCAGATGTTTCCTTATAGCTGGCATTGGTAGCTCAACTACCATATTCAAAGCCAGATGatctggtctccaaatctgaggaaggacattattgccatagagggagtgcagagaaggttcaccagactgattcctgggatgtcaggactgtcttatgaagaaagactggatagacttggtttatactctctagaatttaggagattgagaggggatcttatagaaacttacataattcttaaggggttggacaggctagatgcaggaagattgctcccgatgttggggaagtccaggacaaggggtcacagcttaaggataagggggaaatcctttaaaaccgagatgagaagaaattttttcacacagagtggtgaatctctggaactccctgccacagagggtagtcgaggccagttcattggctatatttaagagggagttagatgtggccctggtggctaaggggatcagagggtatggagagaaggcaggtacgggatactgagttggatgatcagccatgatcatattgaatggcggtgcaggctcgaagggccgaatggcctactcctgcacctaatttctatgtttctatgtctatgtttctatgttataccatGCTGTATGAAAGTGGCCATTATGCAATGTAATTTTATTTCTCAGTAACACACTGGGATGCTATGAGGACAGGAAAAGCATGtcttattttttttttcataATTGCTGAAATAAATTATGCTATATTGTTAAGAATCATTACAACCTATGAACACAAGAAAAAGGAGTAGGCCAGATGACCTTCAAACCTAGTCCGCCATTCATCAGGACCATTGCTGATCTACTTCAATGCCATTTACCATTAACCTCACAAACCTTACTTCCTTAAACATTCCAAAGTCTATCGATCTGTTTTAAATGAACTCGATGACAAAAAAAAACCCTGACTTTTGAGGAAATTGATCATTAAGGATATGACAAGATTGGAGCTGGGAGTAAAAGTTCCTGTCACGTTTACTTACATTCAAAACTCAAGGGTTATTTACTGGGTCTACCTGGTGAGAAGATGAAACATAGATAACATCAGTGGAGATACAGGACACTGCCGaggctggaatctggagtaacaaacaatctgctggaggaacttagtgagtCGAACAGCAGTTATGAATGGAAAGGAATGTTCGACATCTTGTGTTGAAAtcttgcatcaggactgagataaGCGAGAGGAGATAGTTAGTATAAGGAGTAGACAGGGACAGAAGTGAGAGGTGATTGGTGGACCAAGGAGGGGTGAAGGATCATGGACATAAGCAACCAggtaggggaaggggaggggagagggagtgatagGGGAGGAGTTGGGAAGGTGAGGTAGGTGCCTCATGGATGGACACAtgtatttacaaaaaaaaacatatttggctaatgaaTGTGCCTTACATCATCGGTGCTCAACAAGAGAGTGAAGTACATAATTTAACCACTCAGCTAATGGAAGTTTTGTACGCAAGTTGAAGCTCAGCCAATTAGAACAAATACataattcagatttccagcatctgcattttaaaacaaaaatcgtCAATACAAAATTGCTGTTTGG is a window encoding:
- the trmt12 gene encoding tRNA wybutosine-synthesizing protein 2 homolog yields the protein MQTERNAIVTQAQFAQQYREYLEKNGFLDTTIRLQKQPDGSVALPVLCNKLNQLDHLNLCDTVAPGSTCTFTLLKNPISSKKALVKSCHQRLREELCALLKCRGVLWTEELSHDVPQVWKRHGDMIVLNESAFQAEIWKTLEPEVWHVVANAVGVRRIAKEGRISADGFRTPRVTLLLGDDAWVHHVDNGIRYTFDITKCMFSSGNITEKLRVSSFDCRGEVVVDLYAGIGYFALPFLVHAGAAYVHACEWNPHALDALLKNLELNKVSDRCKVHSGDNQQLLLRNLADRVNLGLIPNSEEGWPVACKLLKEDRGGILHIHNNVSLFPVKRDPLVNKKNNNARSRKEQQQHLTEMELARSNSEMTSPASTYALQSIAIEENTPDLRWKDNKSQFESNCGTCCEKKRVTNPEWQVWAESTALRIRNILETHHKKPWSTNILHIEYVKSYAPYIDHVVLDLECRPCDNN